Part of the Rhizobium sp. WYJ-E13 genome is shown below.
GCCTATGAAACACTTCTTGTTGAAACCCGAGGGAATGTCGGCCTCATCACCCTGAACCGGCCGCAGGCGCTGAATGCACTGAATTCGACCGTGCTCAAGGAATTGAAGCTTGCCTATGCGGCCTTTCATGAAGAGGAGGCGATCGGTGCGATCGTGCTGACCGGTTCCGAGCGCGCCTTTGCCGCCGGCGCCGACATCAAGGAAATGCAGCCGCTCGATTTTGCGGAGGTCTACAAGAGCGATTTCATCAGCGGTTGGGACGAGATCGCCAAGGCTCGAAAGCCGATCATCGCTGCCGTCAGCGGCTTTGCGCTCGGCGGCGGATGTGAACTCGCCATGCTCTGCGACTTCATCATTGCCTCGGAGACGGCGAAGTTCGGTCAGCCGGAGATCACCCTCGGCGTCATTCCTGGTATCGGCGGCTCGCAGCGCCTGACGAGAGCGGTCGGCAAGGCCAAGGCGATGGACCTTATTCTGACCGGCCGGATGATGGATGCGGCGGAAGCCGAACGCTCGGGACTCGTTTCGCGTGTGGTGGCGCCCGAACGGCTGCTGGATGAGGCGTTGGAGGCAGCCGCCAGGATCGCATCGCTATCGCGTCCCTCGGTACTGATGGCGAAGGAGGCGGTCAGCCGCGCCTTCGAAACGACGCTGGAAGAGGGCCTGCGTTTCGAGCGCCGCCTCTTCCAGAGCCTCTTTGCGACCGAGGATCAGAAAGAGGGCATGGCCGCCTTCATCGAGAAGCGCAAACCCGCCTTCAAGAACAGGTGAGCGGGCTGCGCGGGGAAAGGGGCTTTTCCTTGAAAATGCGCGTTGACGTGGGTCGGCTTTAGCGTTATATGCCCGCCCACGGTTCGGAAAGCCGCTCAGGTTTTCCACTAATGCTCCCGTATTGCTGAATTTGAGTGGCCGCAGGGCCAGCGCGGCAATGGCGGAGTTTTGTTCGAATTCTTGAGAGAGGCATCCATGGCCAATACAACTTCGGCGAAAAAGGCGACCCGCAAGATCGCTCGCCGTACCGCAGTCAATAAGGCTCGCCGTTCGCGCGTTCGCACCTACGTTCGCCAGGTCGAAGAGGCACTCGCCGCTGGTGATGCCGCCAAGGCAAAGGAAGCCTTCCTCGCCGCTGAGCCCGAGCTGGCACGCGCCGCAAGCAAGGGCGTCCTGCACGCCAACACGGCTTCCCGCAAGGTCTCGCGCCTCGCTGCTCGCGTGAAGGCTCTTTCGGCTTCTGCGAACGCCTAAATATCTCATTAACGAATTGCTCGTTATGATTAGCCCGGTAATTTTACCGGGCTTTTTCGATTCCGCCGCCTACCACGCATATGGTTAATCCGGCGACGATTTCGTGTCAGGGGCATGACAGGAAAAATCTTTTAAAAACAATAGCTTACACAAGGATCTTTTTAAAGGTTGCGACTCCGGTCACGCAACCCGCGGCATCAAATGAGTCAAGGAGATTTTTTCTTTTTTCTTTTTATGCGTGTCCAAAATAGCCCAGTTGGGGAATCTCCTTGATTCAAAAGCGATTCTT
Proteins encoded:
- a CDS encoding enoyl-CoA hydratase, whose protein sequence is MAYETLLVETRGNVGLITLNRPQALNALNSTVLKELKLAYAAFHEEEAIGAIVLTGSERAFAAGADIKEMQPLDFAEVYKSDFISGWDEIAKARKPIIAAVSGFALGGGCELAMLCDFIIASETAKFGQPEITLGVIPGIGGSQRLTRAVGKAKAMDLILTGRMMDAAEAERSGLVSRVVAPERLLDEALEAAARIASLSRPSVLMAKEAVSRAFETTLEEGLRFERRLFQSLFATEDQKEGMAAFIEKRKPAFKNR
- the rpsT gene encoding 30S ribosomal protein S20; amino-acid sequence: MANTTSAKKATRKIARRTAVNKARRSRVRTYVRQVEEALAAGDAAKAKEAFLAAEPELARAASKGVLHANTASRKVSRLAARVKALSASANA